One stretch of Ananas comosus cultivar F153 linkage group 6, ASM154086v1, whole genome shotgun sequence DNA includes these proteins:
- the LOC109711523 gene encoding uncharacterized protein LOC109711523 isoform X1, translating into MHVEKNVSDNILGTLLNLDGKTKDNLKARCDLQDIGIRHELHPQSVDSNKIYLPPACFVMSLKDRDEFLKVLKNVKVPDGYSSNISRCIQLKQHKITGLKSHDSHILMQQLLVVALRGALPKVVVAPLIDLCCIFRELCSKTLNVQELERLESRSVETLCHLERIFPPSFFTIIVHLVTHLATEAKIAGPVQYRWMYPIERFLFDLKSDVRNKAHPEGSIAEGYLVEECMTFCSRYLDSVETIFNRPARNIDGSIGATSHIHLDQKTWMQAHRYVLFNSNEINPFRSIHKDIIKRQKRGTRPSEAVINKIHMENFVDWFQSYVMNSDGGKDDRFTEKIKWLAHGPNNLCRSFRGYIINGTKFRTKNYESNMKTQNSGVSVETEGGLTYYGILSDIIELNYYDKLRFILFKCDWADVTSNKGHKIDEFGLVLVNFSYLIHTGAKSNDEPFILASQARQVYYIEDQRNKDWLTVVKAKPRDVFDIGSHETCEDNENSHCDNLPYNIDITSMLESLNENLDWTRDDADGTTISEAPSHENLPLEEEYSNNSESDGDMENTCHSS; encoded by the exons ATGCACGTGGAAAAGAATGTAAGTGACAATATTCTTGGTACATTGTTGAATCTTGATGGTAAAACTAAAGATAATTTGAAGGCACGATGTGATCTACAAGACATCGGTATACGACATGAACTTCACCCTCAAAGTGTTGATTCAAATAAGATATATCTACCACCAGCTTGTTTCGTTATGTCTCTGAAAGATAGGGATGAGTTCTTAAAAGTTTTAAAGAATGTAAAAGTACCAGATGGTTACTCATCAAACATATCACGATGTATTCAACTCAAGCAGCATAAGATTACAGGATTGAAAAGCCATGATTCTCATATTCTGATGCAACAGCTACTTGTCGTAGCATTGCGTGGTGCTTTGCCGAAGGTAGTAGTTGCACCTTTAATTGATTTATGTTGTATTTTTCGCGAGCTATGTTCTAAAACCTTGAATGTACAAGAGCTTGAGCGTCTAGAATCTCGAAGTGTGGAGACATTATGCCATCTTGAAAGAATCTTCCCCCCATCATTTTTTACGATTATTGTCCATTTGGTAACTCACTTGGCTACGGAAGCAAAAATCGCAGGACCGGTTCAATACCGTTGGATGTATCCAATTGAGAG GTTTCTTTTTGATCTCAAGTCTGATGTACGTAATAAAGCCCATCCGGAGGGCTCAATAGCTGAGGGATATTTAGTAGAGGAGTGTATGACGTTTTGTTCGAGATATTTAGATTCTGTCGAAACCATATTCAATCGACCTGCAAGAAATATTGACGGTTCAATTGGGGCAACATCACACATTCATCTTGATCAAAAAACATGGATGCAAGCACATAGATATGTACTATTTAATAGTAATGAAATAAATCCTTTTCGAAG taTTCATAAGGATATAATAAAAAGACAAAAGCGTGGAACCCGCCCAAGTGAAGCtgttataaataaaattcatatgGAGAACTTTGTTGATTGGTTTCAATCGTAT GTTATGAATTCCGATGGTGGAAAGGATGACCGGTTCACGGAGAAGATAAAATGGTTGGCTCATGGCCCAAACAATTTGTGTAGAAGCTTTCGGGGATATATTATAAATGGCACCAAATTTCGCaccaaaaattatgaaagtaaTATGAAGACTCAAAATAGTGGAGTTTCAGTGGAAACTGAAGGAGGCTTAACTTACTATGGTATTTTAAGCGATATAATTGAGTTGAACTATTATGATAAATTgcgatttattttattcaagtgcGACTGGGCTGATGTTACATCAAATAAGGGGCACAAGATAGATGAATTTGGATTAGTTCTCGTAAATTTTTCATACTTGATCCATACAGGCGCAAAATCGAATGATGAACCTTTTATTTTGGCATCTCAGGcaaggcaagtatactatatagaAGATCAAAGAAACAAAGATTGGCTTACTGTTGTAAAAGCTAAGCCTAGGGATGTGTTTGATATTGGTAGTCATGAAACTTGTGAAGATAATGAGAATAGTCATTGTGATAATCTACCATATAATATCGATATAACAAGTATGCTGGAAAGCTTGAATGAAAATCTAGACTGGACTAGAGATGATGCGGATGGAACCACAATTAGTGAAGCACCTTCTCATGAAAACCTACCGTTAGAAGAGGAGTATAGCAACAACTCCGAGTCAGATGGTGATATGGAAAATACGTGCCATTCTAGCTAA
- the LOC109711523 gene encoding uncharacterized protein LOC109711523 isoform X2, producing the protein MHVEKNVSDNILGTLLNLDGKTKDNLKARCDLQDIGIRHELHPQSVDSNKIYLPPACFVMSLKDRDEFLKVLKNVKVPDGYSSNISRCIQLKQHKITGLKSHDSHILMQQLLVVALRGALPKVVVAPLIDLCCIFRELCSKTLNVQELERLESRSVETLCHLERIFPPSFFTIIVHLVTHLATEAKIAGPVQYRWMYPIERFLFDLKSDVRNKAHPEGSIAEGYLVEECMTFCSRYLDSVETIFNRPARNIDGSIGATSHIHLDQKTWMQAHRYVLFNSNEINPFRSIHKDIIKRQKRGTRPSEAVINKIHMENFVDWFQSLYNMVGYEFRWWKG; encoded by the exons ATGCACGTGGAAAAGAATGTAAGTGACAATATTCTTGGTACATTGTTGAATCTTGATGGTAAAACTAAAGATAATTTGAAGGCACGATGTGATCTACAAGACATCGGTATACGACATGAACTTCACCCTCAAAGTGTTGATTCAAATAAGATATATCTACCACCAGCTTGTTTCGTTATGTCTCTGAAAGATAGGGATGAGTTCTTAAAAGTTTTAAAGAATGTAAAAGTACCAGATGGTTACTCATCAAACATATCACGATGTATTCAACTCAAGCAGCATAAGATTACAGGATTGAAAAGCCATGATTCTCATATTCTGATGCAACAGCTACTTGTCGTAGCATTGCGTGGTGCTTTGCCGAAGGTAGTAGTTGCACCTTTAATTGATTTATGTTGTATTTTTCGCGAGCTATGTTCTAAAACCTTGAATGTACAAGAGCTTGAGCGTCTAGAATCTCGAAGTGTGGAGACATTATGCCATCTTGAAAGAATCTTCCCCCCATCATTTTTTACGATTATTGTCCATTTGGTAACTCACTTGGCTACGGAAGCAAAAATCGCAGGACCGGTTCAATACCGTTGGATGTATCCAATTGAGAG GTTTCTTTTTGATCTCAAGTCTGATGTACGTAATAAAGCCCATCCGGAGGGCTCAATAGCTGAGGGATATTTAGTAGAGGAGTGTATGACGTTTTGTTCGAGATATTTAGATTCTGTCGAAACCATATTCAATCGACCTGCAAGAAATATTGACGGTTCAATTGGGGCAACATCACACATTCATCTTGATCAAAAAACATGGATGCAAGCACATAGATATGTACTATTTAATAGTAATGAAATAAATCCTTTTCGAAG taTTCATAAGGATATAATAAAAAGACAAAAGCGTGGAACCCGCCCAAGTGAAGCtgttataaataaaattcatatgGAGAACTTTGTTGATTGGTTTCAATC GCTTTACAATATGGTAGGTTATGAATTCCGATGGTGGAAAGGATGA
- the LOC109711523 gene encoding uncharacterized protein LOC109711523 isoform X3 yields MHVEKNVSDNILGTLLNLDGKTKDNLKARCDLQDIGIRHELHPQSVDSNKIYLPPACFVMSLKDRDEFLKVLKNVKVPDGYSSNISRCIQLKQHKITGLKSHDSHILMQQLLVVALRGALPKVVVAPLIDLCCIFRELCSKTLNVQELERLESRSVETLCHLERIFPPSFFTIIVHLVTHLATEAKIAGPVQYRWMYPIERFLFDLKSDVRNKAHPEGSIAEGYLVEECMTFCSRYLDSVETIFNRPARNIDGSIGATSHIHLDQKTWMQAHRYVLFNSNEINPFRSIHKDIIKRQKRGTRPSEAVINKIHMENFVDWFQSYALQYGRL; encoded by the exons ATGCACGTGGAAAAGAATGTAAGTGACAATATTCTTGGTACATTGTTGAATCTTGATGGTAAAACTAAAGATAATTTGAAGGCACGATGTGATCTACAAGACATCGGTATACGACATGAACTTCACCCTCAAAGTGTTGATTCAAATAAGATATATCTACCACCAGCTTGTTTCGTTATGTCTCTGAAAGATAGGGATGAGTTCTTAAAAGTTTTAAAGAATGTAAAAGTACCAGATGGTTACTCATCAAACATATCACGATGTATTCAACTCAAGCAGCATAAGATTACAGGATTGAAAAGCCATGATTCTCATATTCTGATGCAACAGCTACTTGTCGTAGCATTGCGTGGTGCTTTGCCGAAGGTAGTAGTTGCACCTTTAATTGATTTATGTTGTATTTTTCGCGAGCTATGTTCTAAAACCTTGAATGTACAAGAGCTTGAGCGTCTAGAATCTCGAAGTGTGGAGACATTATGCCATCTTGAAAGAATCTTCCCCCCATCATTTTTTACGATTATTGTCCATTTGGTAACTCACTTGGCTACGGAAGCAAAAATCGCAGGACCGGTTCAATACCGTTGGATGTATCCAATTGAGAG GTTTCTTTTTGATCTCAAGTCTGATGTACGTAATAAAGCCCATCCGGAGGGCTCAATAGCTGAGGGATATTTAGTAGAGGAGTGTATGACGTTTTGTTCGAGATATTTAGATTCTGTCGAAACCATATTCAATCGACCTGCAAGAAATATTGACGGTTCAATTGGGGCAACATCACACATTCATCTTGATCAAAAAACATGGATGCAAGCACATAGATATGTACTATTTAATAGTAATGAAATAAATCCTTTTCGAAG taTTCATAAGGATATAATAAAAAGACAAAAGCGTGGAACCCGCCCAAGTGAAGCtgttataaataaaattcatatgGAGAACTTTGTTGATTGGTTTCAATCGTAT GCTTTACAATATGGTAGGTTATGA
- the LOC109711645 gene encoding uncharacterized protein LOC109711645: MANVPQDVIEDQWCRMVSEWCTEKSNKLCEANTANSRKQKNAHTSGRKSHARRRKEMEKEYGKEPDRLTFWEVVHKKKTGEFVDSDTERKVNAACKELDGVVSQGIEPTSELIEELFTKHIGPERNGRMKGLGLGPTLTSYYRLNCWGLPSNNQASSSDERLREVDKLKGEMKGLQKEVERLQALISKKFPEENLGSPSPTSGPSINLQVVDHGSANCSSSNNRSSNSSYEPQTNLHGRTV, translated from the exons ATGGCTAATGTACCACAAGACGTCATTGAAGATCAATGGTGTAGAATGGTATCAGAATGGTGTACAGAGAAGAGCAat AAACTTTGTGAAGCAAATACTGCAAATTCAAGGAAACAAAAGAATGCTCACACATCCGGTAGAAAAAGCCATGCAAGGCGAAGGAAGGAAATG GAAAAGGAATATGGAAAGGAACCGGATAGACTAACGTTTTGGGAGGTTGTGCATAAGAAAAAAACTGGAGAATTTGTTGATTCTGATACAGAAAGAAAAGTA AATGCTGCGTGTAAAGAATTGGATGGAGTTGTCTCCCAAGGTATTGAGCCAACTAGTGAGTTGATTGAAGAGCTATTTACAAAACACATAGGGCCCGAGCGCAATGGCCGTATGAAGGGCTTAGGCTTGGGACCTACGCTAACTAGCTACTATCGGCTGAATTGTTGGGGATTGCCTTCAAACAATCAAGCTTCTTCAAGCGACGAACGGTTAAGAGAGGTGGACAAACTAAAAGGGGAGATGAAAGGCTTACAAAAAGAAGTGGAACGTCTACAAGcattaatatctaaaaaatttccTGAGGAGAATCTAGGATCCCCATCACCTACATCCGGTCCATCGATTAACCTGCAG GTTGTAGATCATGGTAGTGCAAATTGTTCTTCTTCTAACAATCGGTCATCAAATTCAAGTTATGAACCACAAACCAATCTTCATGGGCGAACCGTTTAA